The following proteins are co-located in the Lagenorhynchus albirostris chromosome 4, mLagAlb1.1, whole genome shotgun sequence genome:
- the CISD2 gene encoding CDGSH iron-sulfur domain-containing protein 2 — MVLESVARIVKVQLPAYLKRLPVPESITGFAQLTVSEWLRLLPFLGVLALLGYLAVRPFLPKKKQQKDSLINLKIQKENPKVVNEINIEDLCLTKAAYCRCWRSKTFPACDGSHNKHNELTGDNVGPLILKKKEV; from the exons ATGGTGCTGGAGAGCGTGGCTCGCATTGTGAAGGTGCAGCTCCCCGCGTATCTTAAGCGGCTCCCAGTCCCCGAGAGCATTACCGGGTTCGCCCAGCTCACAG TTTCAGAATGGCTTCGGTTATTGCCTTTCCTTGGTGTACTTGCACTACTTGGCTACCTTGCGGTTCGTCCATTTCTCCCGAAGAAAAAGCAACAGAAGGATAGCTTGATTAATcttaaaatacaaaaggaaaatccCAAAGTGGTGAATGAGATAAACATTGAAGATTTGTGTCTTACTAAAGCAGCTTATTGTAGGTGTTGGCGTTCTAAGACG tttccTGCCTGTGATGGTTCACATAATAAACACAATGAATTGACAGGAGATAATGTGGGTCCGCTAATACTGAAGAAGAAGGAAGTATAA